In Promicromonospora sp. Populi, one genomic interval encodes:
- a CDS encoding ABC transporter substrate-binding protein — MLRHNRAAAARLTIAAATAAATILTLTACGSGGPESDGTVTVWTVETQPERLAIQQAAMDAWAEEAGIETELVPVEEDQVSQLLSAAALSGDDMPDVVNAISPGLVRSFDRDGYLDRDAAAAVVEALGADTFTPSALELSSDGDELLAVPSDAWPMMVYYRTDLFEAAGLEPPTTYDDLRAAAEQLSTDGRYGITLATDAADPFTQQTLEFLAQGNGCELVDDAGEATLDSPECTETIELYAALAAEFSPEGTQGVESTRSTYFAGQAAMVVWSSFLLDEMAGLREEFTPSCDECADDPAWLAENTAVVPVVEGPSAAGGDAAGYVEFVSWGITDGADPETTDFVEYMMSDAYVDWLSMAPEGKVPVRTGTADNPTEYSDAWSELQIGVDTRATFSDVWPAEVTNTLAAAPESADRWALPQGQGAILGPITSELPLAKAAADLGSGSTDAAQAQTTMQEAVAEIAGRD; from the coding sequence ATGCTCCGGCACAACCGGGCGGCCGCGGCCCGCCTGACGATCGCGGCGGCGACGGCCGCGGCCACGATCCTCACCCTCACCGCCTGCGGTAGCGGCGGACCCGAGTCCGACGGCACGGTCACCGTCTGGACCGTCGAGACCCAGCCCGAGCGCCTCGCGATCCAGCAGGCCGCGATGGACGCCTGGGCCGAGGAAGCCGGTATCGAGACCGAGCTGGTTCCGGTCGAGGAGGACCAGGTCTCCCAGCTCTTGTCCGCCGCGGCCCTCTCCGGGGACGACATGCCGGACGTGGTCAACGCCATCAGCCCCGGGCTGGTCCGGTCCTTCGACCGGGACGGCTACCTCGACCGCGACGCGGCGGCAGCGGTGGTCGAGGCGCTCGGCGCGGACACGTTCACGCCGTCGGCCCTGGAGCTGAGCAGCGACGGCGACGAGCTGCTCGCCGTGCCGTCCGATGCGTGGCCGATGATGGTCTACTACCGCACCGACCTCTTCGAGGCGGCGGGCCTGGAGCCGCCCACCACGTACGACGACCTGCGCGCGGCCGCCGAGCAGTTGTCGACCGACGGCCGGTACGGGATCACGCTGGCCACGGACGCGGCCGACCCGTTCACGCAGCAGACCCTCGAGTTCCTGGCGCAGGGCAACGGCTGCGAGCTTGTGGACGACGCCGGCGAAGCGACCCTCGACAGCCCGGAGTGCACCGAGACGATCGAGCTCTACGCGGCCCTGGCCGCCGAGTTCTCGCCCGAGGGCACGCAGGGCGTCGAGTCCACGCGGTCCACCTATTTCGCCGGGCAGGCGGCGATGGTCGTCTGGTCGTCCTTCCTGCTGGACGAGATGGCCGGCCTGCGCGAGGAGTTCACGCCGTCGTGCGACGAGTGTGCTGACGACCCGGCCTGGCTCGCCGAGAACACCGCTGTGGTCCCGGTGGTGGAGGGCCCGTCCGCCGCCGGCGGCGACGCCGCCGGGTACGTCGAGTTCGTGTCCTGGGGCATCACCGACGGCGCGGACCCGGAGACCACGGACTTCGTGGAGTACATGATGTCGGACGCCTACGTGGACTGGCTGTCCATGGCCCCCGAGGGCAAGGTGCCCGTCCGCACCGGCACCGCGGACAACCCGACCGAGTATTCGGACGCTTGGTCCGAGCTGCAGATCGGCGTCGACACCAGGGCGACGTTCTCCGACGTCTGGCCCGCCGAGGTGACCAACACCCTGGCCGCTGCCCCCGAGTCGGCGGACCGCTGGGCGCTGCCGCAGGGCCAGGGCGCGATCCTCGGCCCGATCACGAGCGAGCTGCCGCTGGCGAAGGCGGCCGCCGACCTCGGTTCGGGCAGCACCGACGCCGCACAGGCACAGACCACCATGCAGGAGGCCGTGGCCGAGATCGCCGGACGAGACTGA
- a CDS encoding carbohydrate ABC transporter permease produces MASKLRGHENRDGITFVTPVVLVVAAIIVVPIVWTVVLSFQDARYVDVARNGLFNELTLDNYADVVAAPAFWQALLTTVEYSVATTVGSITVGLVAALAFRDRFRFRAPLRAVMLLPYVAPVVATTFVWQVALNPQYGVVNAFGTQVLGWEHPVNFLSAAPTALITVIVYDIWRYFPFAFMFLGAALTGLSREIEEAAVVDGATPLQKFWFVILPQLLPTVALLVLFRMVMAFNEFDDVYLLTGGAAGTQVASVRVFEQLTGSSDIGGASATAAVMAVFLGVALAIYLRLTARQREER; encoded by the coding sequence ATGGCGTCGAAGCTGCGGGGGCACGAGAACCGGGACGGGATCACCTTCGTCACGCCGGTGGTGCTCGTGGTGGCCGCGATCATCGTGGTCCCCATCGTGTGGACCGTCGTGCTCTCGTTCCAGGACGCGCGGTACGTGGATGTGGCTCGCAACGGCCTGTTCAACGAGCTCACGCTCGACAACTACGCCGACGTGGTCGCGGCGCCCGCCTTCTGGCAGGCGTTGCTGACCACCGTCGAGTACTCGGTGGCCACCACCGTCGGCTCCATCACGGTAGGCCTCGTGGCCGCGCTCGCGTTCCGGGACCGGTTCCGGTTCCGGGCGCCGCTGCGCGCGGTGATGCTGCTCCCGTACGTCGCGCCGGTGGTGGCCACCACGTTCGTGTGGCAGGTGGCGCTGAACCCGCAGTACGGAGTGGTGAACGCGTTCGGCACGCAGGTGCTCGGGTGGGAGCACCCGGTGAACTTCCTCAGCGCCGCACCCACGGCGCTGATCACCGTCATCGTCTACGACATCTGGCGGTACTTCCCGTTCGCGTTCATGTTCCTCGGGGCGGCCCTGACGGGCCTCAGCCGCGAGATCGAGGAGGCAGCGGTGGTCGACGGCGCCACGCCGCTGCAGAAGTTCTGGTTCGTGATCCTGCCGCAGCTCCTGCCCACGGTCGCGCTGCTGGTGCTGTTCCGCATGGTCATGGCCTTCAACGAGTTCGACGACGTCTACCTGCTCACCGGTGGCGCCGCCGGCACCCAGGTCGCCTCGGTGCGGGTGTTCGAGCAGCTCACCGGGTCGAGCGACATCGGCGGCGCGAGCGCGACCGCCGCGGTGATGGCCGTGTTCCTGGGTGTGGCGCTGGCGATCTACCTGCGCCTGACGGCCCGGCAGAGGGAGGAACGATGA
- a CDS encoding carbohydrate ABC transporter permease: protein MSTVTVQSGVLRVLRVVVIVALVVATVVPFLYMLSLSFVRIDDLLREPLRVLPALDRITTETYREVLASEEDGGYGFARFMRNSALVAVGASALTVALVVPASYALTRLRFAGRRQVSWLFLAVYLFPTIIIAVPVFVGFQVLGLGSSLVGLMIAYIALTVPVSVHMLRNYLMGIPESIDEAAVIDGASRLQILTRITVPLAMPTIMSTALYSFMIAWNEFLFALLFLSAQQDLWTVSLGLTRLADGQEVSKTVLMAGSVLLTVPIVILYGVAERALTEGLTAGADKG from the coding sequence ATGAGCACCGTGACCGTCCAGAGCGGCGTGCTGCGGGTGCTGCGCGTCGTCGTGATCGTGGCGCTCGTCGTCGCCACCGTGGTGCCGTTCCTGTACATGCTGTCCTTGAGCTTCGTACGGATCGACGACCTGCTGCGCGAGCCGTTGCGGGTGTTGCCGGCGCTGGACCGGATCACCACCGAGACGTATCGCGAGGTGCTGGCCTCGGAGGAGGACGGCGGGTACGGGTTCGCGCGGTTCATGCGCAACTCCGCGCTGGTCGCCGTGGGAGCCTCGGCGCTGACGGTCGCGCTGGTGGTCCCGGCGTCGTACGCGCTGACGCGCCTGCGGTTCGCGGGGCGCAGGCAGGTCTCGTGGCTGTTCCTGGCCGTGTACCTGTTCCCGACGATCATCATCGCGGTGCCGGTGTTCGTCGGGTTCCAGGTGCTGGGGCTCGGATCCTCGCTGGTGGGGCTCATGATCGCGTACATCGCGCTCACTGTGCCGGTCTCGGTGCACATGCTGCGCAACTACCTGATGGGCATCCCGGAGTCGATCGACGAGGCGGCTGTGATCGACGGCGCCTCGCGGCTGCAGATCCTGACCCGGATCACCGTGCCGCTCGCGATGCCGACCATCATGTCGACCGCGCTGTACTCGTTCATGATTGCGTGGAACGAGTTCCTGTTCGCGCTCCTGTTCCTCTCGGCCCAGCAGGATCTGTGGACGGTGTCGCTCGGGCTGACGCGCCTGGCGGACGGGCAGGAGGTGTCCAAGACGGTCCTCATGGCGGGCAGCGTGCTGCTCACGGTGCCGATCGTGATTCTGTACGGGGTGGCCGAGCGCGCTCTCACCGAGGGGCTGACCGCCGGCGCCGACAAGGGTTAG
- a CDS encoding ROK family transcriptional regulator, which translates to MAAGAGEILQLIRTGRATTRIQVLEVTGLSRVTVAQRIDALVSAGIIRAAGDAGATGGRRSERFVFDPSDSLVLAAALELDGGEVAIVDPHGALLARAPLAVDLTAGPAAVVPHLLDAFDALLADADLKPGAVGGVALSVPGPVDPRDHRLSDPPVMPGWGAWPVVEAVRERFDVPVHLENDADAMAYGEFTELDAAPDRPQPFVLVKVSRFLGAGLVVDGRTFRGADGGAGDIGHIDVGGDAVCRCGRRGCLAAEAGGAALLRRLQEAGSDVGSLAELLALAERGDPLVTAELNRAAELIGRVLAVVVGVLNPADLVVAGELAVPTMIAGIRAGVYAGAQPRATARLRIRSAVLGSDAVLIGLARVAVDDRFSADAVDARLG; encoded by the coding sequence GTGGCAGCAGGCGCGGGCGAGATCCTGCAGCTCATCCGGACCGGGCGGGCGACCACCCGTATCCAGGTGCTGGAGGTGACGGGGCTGTCGCGGGTCACCGTGGCACAGCGCATCGACGCGCTCGTCTCCGCGGGGATCATTCGCGCGGCGGGTGACGCGGGAGCCACCGGCGGACGGCGTTCGGAGCGGTTCGTGTTCGACCCGTCCGACTCGCTGGTGCTCGCCGCGGCCCTGGAGCTGGACGGGGGCGAGGTGGCGATCGTCGACCCGCACGGGGCCTTGCTGGCCCGCGCGCCCCTGGCCGTGGACCTCACGGCCGGGCCTGCCGCCGTCGTGCCGCATCTGCTGGACGCGTTCGACGCCCTCCTGGCCGACGCCGACCTCAAGCCGGGCGCAGTCGGCGGGGTGGCGCTGTCCGTGCCGGGACCCGTGGACCCACGCGACCACCGCCTGTCCGACCCGCCAGTCATGCCGGGTTGGGGCGCGTGGCCTGTGGTGGAGGCGGTGCGCGAGCGGTTCGACGTACCGGTCCACCTCGAGAACGACGCCGATGCGATGGCGTACGGCGAGTTCACCGAGCTCGACGCCGCGCCCGACCGGCCGCAGCCGTTCGTGCTGGTCAAGGTGTCCAGGTTCCTCGGAGCAGGGCTCGTCGTCGACGGCCGCACGTTCCGCGGGGCCGACGGCGGCGCGGGCGACATCGGGCACATCGACGTCGGCGGCGACGCCGTCTGCCGGTGCGGCCGGCGGGGCTGCCTCGCCGCCGAGGCAGGCGGCGCGGCGCTGCTGCGCCGCCTGCAGGAGGCGGGGTCCGACGTCGGCTCGCTCGCGGAGCTGCTGGCGCTCGCCGAGCGCGGGGACCCGCTCGTGACGGCGGAGCTGAACCGCGCCGCCGAGCTGATCGGACGGGTCCTGGCGGTGGTGGTCGGGGTGCTCAACCCGGCCGACCTCGTCGTGGCCGGGGAGCTGGCGGTGCCGACGATGATCGCCGGGATCCGCGCGGGCGTGTACGCGGGGGCGCAGCCGCGGGCGACGGCGCGGCTGCGGATCCGGTCGGCCGTGCTGGGGTCGGACGCCGTGCTCATCGGGCTCGCGCGGGTCGCCGTCGACGACCGGTTCTCGGCCGATGCGGTCGACGCGCGGCTGGGCTGA
- a CDS encoding beta strand repeat-containing protein: MGVAMLLTGALLATTFMLVFQGSVAAGADRLADGAGQLNDGVQADLVSGVGDLGAGATELNSGVQDDVVPGVEALADGAGQLDEGAAELRAGVIKLHDGSKLIADGTAETAVDVSDLADASLLLTDGSKTLQAGLGTLNDRAPVLADGAGQLADGSALVQAGIGTVSDGVTPLDAGARQLASGSGELRAGVAKVRDGVTPLNAGARSLASGSQEVATGSARVDAAAAQLADGSAQVYVGSQTLNNGLSQLAANNGTILGGVSTLQAGAGALKSGAAALDAGADQVAGGLGQLNAGASELVAGAGAVATGAEGVADGAASVAGGVSAAKNGADGLAGSIGGLVSGAQNVQGGNQALKAQLTSLADATDDPTLKAQLHMLAADAGNLATGAGQVKAGAEQAQAGASGLAASLGTLSTGASRVSTGASEVAGGTAGVSAGVRQLGGGLDLLSDGANTLAGGAEQVKNGSANLQAGLDQLAPGVQQYVAGVGSAYEGSSTLVAGSQLVAGGNTQLAQSTPALAAGASLVAGGNATLAAGTGQLKDGLPALLSGATRVADGNATLAAGTGKLKGGLPALLSGATRVADGGATLAASTPALVSGVGQLHAGSGRLVNGIIEVRDRVVPKVAKSQRLADGSVKVRDGLEEARTGARTLVQGTGALDEGTQTLAAGATTLADGTQQLADGSAQLVAGTTEVASGTELLSDGTGELRTRVDGSPLGAIGVVVVLAAALGLLLAVAGLILLGRRRA, from the coding sequence GTGGGTGTCGCCATGCTGCTCACCGGCGCCCTGCTGGCCACCACGTTCATGCTGGTGTTCCAGGGCAGCGTCGCCGCCGGTGCCGACCGGCTGGCCGACGGCGCGGGCCAGCTGAACGACGGCGTCCAGGCCGACCTGGTCTCCGGCGTCGGCGACCTCGGGGCTGGCGCCACCGAACTCAACAGCGGTGTGCAGGACGACGTGGTGCCGGGCGTCGAGGCGCTCGCGGACGGGGCAGGACAGCTCGACGAGGGAGCCGCGGAGCTGCGCGCGGGCGTGATCAAGCTGCACGACGGATCGAAGCTGATCGCGGACGGCACCGCGGAGACCGCGGTGGACGTCTCCGACCTGGCCGACGCGTCGCTGCTGCTCACTGATGGATCCAAGACGCTTCAGGCAGGTCTGGGCACGTTGAACGACAGGGCCCCGGTACTGGCCGACGGGGCAGGGCAGCTCGCGGACGGGTCTGCCCTGGTGCAGGCGGGCATCGGAACCGTCAGCGACGGTGTGACCCCGCTGGACGCGGGTGCGCGTCAGCTTGCGTCCGGGTCTGGTGAGTTGCGGGCCGGCGTCGCGAAGGTGAGGGACGGTGTGACCCCGCTGAACGCGGGTGCCCGCAGCCTGGCTTCGGGCTCGCAGGAAGTGGCAACAGGGTCCGCCCGGGTTGACGCCGCCGCCGCCCAGCTCGCCGACGGTTCGGCACAGGTCTACGTCGGCAGCCAGACCTTGAACAACGGTCTGTCGCAGCTCGCGGCGAACAACGGCACGATCCTGGGTGGCGTTTCTACGCTCCAGGCGGGCGCGGGCGCCCTCAAGTCTGGTGCTGCAGCGCTGGACGCCGGGGCCGACCAGGTCGCCGGTGGCCTTGGGCAGCTCAATGCCGGTGCCTCCGAGCTCGTAGCCGGGGCCGGGGCTGTCGCGACCGGGGCAGAGGGCGTGGCCGACGGTGCCGCATCAGTGGCCGGCGGCGTCTCCGCTGCGAAGAACGGTGCGGACGGTCTGGCCGGAAGCATCGGTGGCCTTGTCTCCGGGGCGCAGAATGTGCAGGGTGGCAACCAAGCCCTCAAGGCGCAGCTCACGAGCCTCGCCGACGCCACCGATGATCCGACGCTCAAGGCGCAGCTTCACATGCTTGCCGCAGACGCGGGCAATCTCGCCACCGGTGCTGGTCAGGTCAAGGCCGGTGCCGAGCAGGCGCAGGCTGGAGCCTCCGGTCTCGCCGCTTCATTGGGCACGCTGTCTACCGGTGCATCCAGGGTCTCGACTGGCGCGTCTGAGGTGGCCGGCGGTACGGCCGGGGTGTCTGCCGGTGTGCGACAGCTTGGCGGCGGGCTGGATCTCCTCTCTGACGGCGCGAACACACTGGCCGGGGGCGCGGAGCAGGTCAAGAACGGCAGTGCGAACCTGCAGGCTGGGCTCGACCAGCTAGCTCCGGGTGTGCAGCAGTACGTCGCTGGTGTGGGTTCGGCGTACGAGGGGAGCTCGACTCTCGTCGCGGGCTCGCAGCTTGTCGCCGGAGGCAATACCCAGCTGGCGCAGAGCACCCCGGCCTTGGCCGCGGGCGCCTCCCTGGTAGCGGGCGGTAACGCGACTCTGGCGGCCGGGACCGGTCAGCTGAAGGATGGTCTGCCTGCGCTGCTCTCCGGTGCGACGCGAGTGGCAGACGGCAACGCGACTCTGGCGGCCGGGACCGGCAAGCTCAAGGGCGGTCTGCCCGCGCTGCTCTCCGGCGCGACACGGGTAGCCGACGGTGGCGCCACATTGGCCGCCTCCACGCCGGCGCTCGTCTCGGGTGTGGGACAGCTCCACGCCGGGTCCGGGCGCCTCGTGAACGGCATCATCGAGGTCCGCGACCGTGTGGTCCCGAAGGTCGCCAAGTCGCAGCGCCTCGCCGACGGCTCGGTGAAGGTCCGCGACGGGCTCGAGGAGGCTCGCACGGGCGCCCGCACGCTGGTCCAGGGCACGGGTGCGCTCGACGAAGGCACCCAGACGCTGGCCGCGGGTGCAACGACCCTCGCCGACGGCACGCAGCAGCTCGCCGACGGTTCCGCCCAGCTGGTGGCGGGCACCACGGAGGTGGCGTCCGGGACGGAGCTGCTGTCCGACGGCACGGGCGAGCTCCGCACCCGTGTGGATGGCTCGCCCTTGGGCGCCATCGGCGTTGTTGTTGTCCTCGCCGCAGCGCTCGGTCTGCTGCTGGCGGTCGCGGGCCTGATCCTGCTGGGCCGGCGCCGCGCCTGA
- a CDS encoding DUF305 domain-containing protein yields METEIEVRSPKSRRPRPVRRNLASARRRSWSPRAVAFGLAVLAPALVLSACGPDEEPTPVSTPSSVVLQPGKPGEAAETIAPEDYEGAPAQAPFSEADADFLTDMIWHHSQAIEVAQLAPERAASEQLKTFATRIDVVQDSEIDLMSGWLEENEYPVPVTVESGDGSGPRAPEHGHDAAEMPGMLTDAELADLEDASGAQFDRLFLEGMIKHHEGALTMCEEVAASGSEERVLELANNIAADQMAEIDRLDQMLAEL; encoded by the coding sequence GTGGAGACAGAGATCGAGGTCCGTTCCCCCAAGTCCCGGAGGCCCCGCCCGGTGCGCCGTAACCTCGCGTCTGCCCGACGGCGGTCGTGGTCACCGCGGGCGGTCGCGTTCGGACTGGCCGTGCTCGCGCCGGCTCTTGTGCTGTCCGCGTGCGGGCCCGACGAGGAGCCCACCCCGGTCTCGACGCCCAGCTCCGTCGTCCTGCAGCCGGGGAAGCCAGGCGAGGCGGCCGAGACGATCGCGCCCGAGGACTACGAGGGGGCACCCGCCCAGGCGCCCTTCTCGGAGGCGGACGCCGACTTCCTGACCGACATGATCTGGCACCACAGCCAGGCGATCGAGGTGGCGCAGCTCGCGCCGGAGCGGGCCGCGTCCGAACAGCTGAAGACCTTCGCTACCCGCATCGACGTGGTGCAGGACAGCGAGATCGACCTGATGTCGGGCTGGCTGGAGGAGAACGAGTACCCCGTGCCGGTGACCGTCGAGAGCGGCGACGGCTCCGGCCCGCGCGCTCCCGAGCACGGGCACGACGCCGCGGAGATGCCCGGGATGCTGACCGACGCCGAGCTGGCGGACCTCGAGGACGCGTCCGGGGCTCAGTTCGACCGGCTGTTCCTGGAGGGCATGATCAAGCACCATGAGGGCGCACTCACCATGTGCGAGGAGGTCGCTGCGTCGGGCAGCGAGGAGCGGGTCCTGGAGCTCGCGAACAACATCGCCGCCGACCAGATGGCGGAGATCGACCGCCTGGACCAGATGCTCGCCGAGCTGTGA
- a CDS encoding LVIVD repeat-containing protein yields the protein MRRPTLTRSRARGAAAAALVATLAAGSLAVAAPSLASPGDGAAELGTATSSTTSSADPDVPPGETESSKITHLSNQPKNGALLSTGSDIAFQGDYAFAGNYDGFTVYDLSDPENPEQVVQVYCPGGQNDISVYKDILVLSTDSSRSDDSCASTSLPATNKAAWEGIKVWDISNPLAPEYVQSVETECGSHTHSLVPSKNKRDVYVYVSSYAPDGTYPDCQPPHDTISIVKVPLRTPTAARVVATPNLFPDGGYEGDDRGWYTETTGCHDITTYAKYDLAAGACMGDGLLMDISNRERPRVISRVRDTENFAFWHSATFNNDATKVVFTDELGGGGLATCNDEFGPTLGANGIYDIERTWYGKRTLEFASYYKIPRTNSDDENCVAHNGSLIPVKGKDLMVQSWYQGGVSVFDFTDSDRPREVAWFDRGAGVSGGGTWSTYYYNGYAYSNDLGIGFDTFDIDDSIDRKAERVQLTSLNPQMQESFGR from the coding sequence TTGCGTCGTCCTACCCTTACCCGATCTCGTGCACGTGGCGCCGCTGCCGCCGCCCTCGTGGCGACGCTGGCGGCAGGAAGCCTTGCCGTCGCGGCACCGAGCCTGGCATCTCCCGGCGACGGCGCGGCTGAGCTGGGCACGGCCACCTCGTCGACGACGTCGTCGGCCGACCCGGACGTACCCCCGGGCGAGACCGAGTCGTCGAAGATCACCCACCTGAGCAACCAGCCCAAGAACGGCGCGCTGCTCAGCACAGGCTCGGACATCGCGTTCCAGGGCGACTACGCCTTCGCCGGGAACTACGACGGCTTCACGGTCTACGACCTGTCCGACCCGGAGAACCCCGAGCAGGTGGTGCAGGTGTACTGCCCGGGCGGCCAGAACGACATCTCCGTCTACAAGGACATCCTGGTGCTGTCGACGGACTCTTCGCGCAGCGACGACTCGTGTGCGTCGACCTCGCTCCCGGCCACCAACAAGGCGGCTTGGGAGGGCATCAAGGTCTGGGACATCTCCAACCCGCTCGCCCCTGAGTACGTGCAGTCCGTCGAGACCGAGTGCGGCTCGCACACGCACTCCCTGGTCCCGTCGAAGAACAAGCGGGACGTGTACGTGTACGTCTCCTCGTACGCCCCGGACGGGACGTACCCCGACTGCCAGCCGCCGCACGACACGATCTCGATCGTGAAGGTCCCGCTGCGGACGCCGACGGCGGCTCGCGTCGTCGCCACGCCGAACCTGTTCCCCGACGGCGGCTACGAGGGCGACGACCGTGGTTGGTACACGGAGACCACCGGCTGCCACGACATCACCACCTACGCCAAGTACGACCTGGCGGCCGGTGCGTGCATGGGCGACGGCCTGCTCATGGACATCTCGAACCGAGAGCGTCCCCGCGTGATCAGCAGGGTCCGGGACACGGAGAACTTCGCGTTCTGGCACTCCGCGACCTTCAACAACGATGCGACCAAGGTCGTGTTCACCGACGAGCTCGGTGGCGGCGGCCTGGCGACCTGCAACGACGAGTTCGGCCCGACGCTCGGCGCCAACGGCATCTACGACATCGAGCGGACGTGGTACGGCAAGCGGACGCTCGAGTTCGCCTCGTACTACAAGATCCCCCGCACCAACTCGGACGACGAGAACTGCGTGGCGCACAACGGGTCGCTCATCCCGGTCAAGGGCAAGGACCTGATGGTCCAGTCCTGGTACCAGGGCGGGGTCTCGGTGTTCGACTTCACCGACTCGGACCGCCCGCGCGAGGTGGCCTGGTTCGACCGCGGTGCGGGTGTGAGCGGCGGCGGTACCTGGTCCACGTACTACTACAACGGGTACGCGTACTCGAACGACCTCGGGATCGGGTTCGACACGTTCGACATCGACGACTCGATCGACCGCAAGGCTGAGCGGGTGCAGCTCACGTCGCTCAACCCGCAGATGCAGGAGTCGTTCGGCCGCTGA
- a CDS encoding LVIVD repeat-containing protein, whose protein sequence is MALAGPAAASVAEPDVPPGEIASSNITHLSNQPKNGALQGTGSDIAFQGKYAFAGNYDGFTVYDLSDPENPEQVVQVYCPGSQNDVSVYKNILVLSTDSSRSDDSCASTSLPATEESAWEGIKVWDISNPLAPEYVQSVETDCGSHTHSLAPSKNGRDLYAYVSSYSPNATYPDCQPPHDFISIVKIPLKKPTAATLVATPNLFPDGGYPGEPGASATSGCHDITTYAKYDLAAGACMGDGILMDISNRERPRVISQVRDTENFAFWHSATFNDDATKVVFTDELGGGGLATCTGEYAPELGANGIYDIKRSWTGKRTLEFASYYKIPRINTANENCVAHNGSLIPVKGKDLMVQSWYQGGVSVFDFTDSDNPREVAWFDRGEGLSGGGTWSTYYYNGYAYSNDLSVGFDTFDIDDSIDRRAERVKQPSLNPQMQTAYRY, encoded by the coding sequence GTGGCCCTCGCAGGACCCGCAGCGGCTTCGGTCGCTGAGCCGGACGTTCCGCCGGGCGAGATCGCGTCCTCGAACATCACTCACCTGAGCAACCAGCCGAAGAACGGCGCGTTGCAGGGGACGGGCTCGGATATCGCGTTCCAGGGCAAGTATGCGTTCGCCGGGAACTACGACGGTTTCACCGTCTACGACCTGTCCGACCCGGAGAACCCGGAGCAGGTAGTGCAGGTGTACTGCCCCGGCTCGCAGAATGACGTCTCGGTCTACAAGAACATCCTGGTGCTGTCCACGGACTCGTCGCGCAGCGACGACTCGTGTGCGTCGACGTCGCTGCCGGCCACCGAGGAGTCCGCGTGGGAGGGCATCAAGGTCTGGGACATCTCCAACCCGCTCGCCCCCGAGTACGTCCAGTCCGTCGAGACCGACTGCGGCTCGCACACGCACTCGCTCGCCCCGTCCAAGAACGGCCGGGACCTCTACGCGTACGTCTCCTCGTACTCGCCGAACGCGACGTACCCGGACTGCCAGCCGCCGCACGACTTCATCTCGATCGTGAAGATCCCGCTGAAGAAGCCGACGGCGGCCACGCTGGTCGCCACGCCGAACCTGTTCCCGGACGGCGGCTACCCGGGTGAGCCCGGCGCCTCCGCCACGAGCGGCTGCCACGACATCACGACCTACGCCAAGTACGACCTGGCGGCCGGTGCGTGCATGGGTGACGGCATCCTGATGGACATCTCGAACCGGGAGCGTCCGCGTGTGATCAGCCAGGTGCGGGACACGGAGAACTTCGCGTTCTGGCACTCGGCCACGTTCAACGACGACGCCACCAAGGTGGTCTTCACCGACGAGCTCGGCGGCGGCGGTCTCGCGACCTGCACCGGCGAGTACGCGCCGGAGCTGGGCGCCAACGGCATCTACGACATCAAGCGCTCGTGGACCGGCAAGCGGACGCTCGAGTTCGCCTCCTACTACAAGATCCCCCGGATCAACACGGCGAACGAGAACTGCGTGGCGCACAACGGCTCGCTGATCCCGGTCAAGGGCAAAGACCTGATGGTCCAGTCCTGGTACCAGGGTGGCGTGTCGGTGTTCGACTTCACCGACTCGGACAACCCGCGTGAGGTCGCCTGGTTCGACCGCGGCGAGGGCCTGAGCGGCGGCGGCACCTGGTCCACGTACTACTACAACGGGTACGCGTACTCGAACGACCTGTCGGTCGGGTTCGACACGTTCGACATCGACGACTCGATCGATCGCAGGGCCGAACGGGTCAAGCAGCCCTCCCTGAACCCGCAGATGCAGACGGCGTACCGGTACTGA